From the Telopea speciosissima isolate NSW1024214 ecotype Mountain lineage chromosome 9, Tspe_v1, whole genome shotgun sequence genome, the window TTTTCCTTAAAaattgttggaaaaaaaaaaggggtcaaCTCAGACGTTTAGTGATACtaaaattgttttatattttgtgtATTTGCAGATGAGTATTTCAATTCAAGATTTCCGATTGTTGCGAAACGAATAGCACAGGGTGGAGTGAGGTTATCCATGATTTTGAACCGGGTGTTTGGGCACCAGccaaaccaccaccaccaccatactcATGAAATGCTGGCAACAACTTGAGCTTCGCCAATCTCATCAGATTTCCTTCTGCAATCTATTCTTCTAATTATCTTAgtgtgccatgtggcaaatGTTATAGGGCTGACCTGTATTAATCCATTCACTTAGTAGGACTGCAGGATAATTTTTCTTGTTAgataataaataatgattttaattttttttagacaccgaattatttattaaacgattttatgatttcaatttgattttgacacccatACCCACACCGATCGTGATGGACGAAGGAAACTGCCTCAATTAATTTTTCTCAAGAAAAATATTGTGAACAAATGGGATTTTAGGAGTGTTGTGTTGACTCTTCAAATGGCAATAACTTTACTGAAAAAGAAGCCTGGAAGATTCCAAGGGGAATCTCACTAATTTCTTCCATCTTCACAAAACATAAATGAGGAGTGGGGAGTCTCTCATGTCTCAACACCCACAGCATGCCATGGTTGTAAAACTCAGTCCGAGTTTGTTGAATCATGAATGTTTGGCCAACTCAGTTAACAATCGAGCGATGAAACCCAATTCTATGCACACCGAGTTAGGTCAAGTCCAACCGATTCAGATTGAGTTTGACTGATTGTAGCCAATTTTACAACTCGGAATCGATGGACACCGATCATATATCAGGttccgagttttaaaaccttgcacATGTAGCATGTGAGTcggtttggaccattttaccctcaaattgggataataaaaaaaactgatttttgaatTGGCTATATCAAGCTGGAGATTTGACCATTTTGCCATCAATTTTGGATATAAAGTTAATTTATTGACCATTTTATTCTCAATAGATACTAATACTATACCAATATGTATTGACTAATACCtcaatacgataccaatacttaataccaaaaaaaaacttaaaaaaaaaaataaaaagataaataaagttagtttttattaaaatttatgaaTAAAATTGTTCGATACAAACTGATCGAGATTGGTATTGATCGAGATCAATACCGATTACCAAAAACCCTGGTTGGAGAGGCTTTGATTGAAGCAGAGTAGctaaccaaccaaccaaccaacccaTAATAAGCGCCGATGACCTAACTAAGGAAACGCACCGTTCTCGTGTAGTTAATTTAAAGCAACAGTCCCAGTTTCAACAGTCCCAGTTTTGGTCATTAAGAGCATACCAGGAGCGTCAACGGCTATAAACGCCCCATACCAATTACTAATTCCCAATTCCCAATTCCCAAGTCCACCTAGTATGACCTTTTCTAACTTTCCTTTGTTCCTTTTTAGTTTTATAAGCTTATCTTCTTCGACATCACggaccaaggttcaaaatctaggTATCGGTTGTATTGTTGTAAGGGTATTgatgtaatatttttttatatgttataatataattttatttgtatTAATGCTCAGATTGTGAAGGGTAATCTAATAATTAGTTTATCTGATCTAAATATaatttttctataaatactTGCTTAAGGCAGTAGCTTGGGTATTCTAAACTCGACACTCAggatgtaatgctttaagcaaaaGGTTGCTTAATCCCTAAACCCTAACTTCGGTTTcatcccaaaaacaaaaaaccaaaaaaaaaaaaatctagataTCGGACTCGGTATCATTCATTGCCAAAACCTTTCTGGATCGGGCATAGATTGGTTCAAATCAATCAAGATCGGTCAAAAAACtcccaaaattgtttttttttttatttatggatcgggtcatgtatcggcCAAAATTAATGAGTGTTTTGATCTCAAGATTAGATCGGCCGATATTATCTGGATCAAATCGGTCAAATATTTGTTGGGATCGGTCAGTATCGATCaagataatattaaaaaaaacaacttaaacacgatgaaaaaataaaaaaatattcagtcGGATTGGTCAAGGATCGGATCGAATCGGTCGATCTAGGAaacgatccagtcaaaccttgttgtGTCAGCCTAATCTCAGGATCGACCTcgaccgataccaatccgatccgaCCAATATCAGCTGATCCGATCTGAGATTCAGAACCATGTCAAGGAATTCTCTTTTTGActtttaggctatgtttggatgccaagaaagaggggaaaaaagcACTGTTTTTAGCGCTAAGTTTCTGGaatttggagtttggacaaCCATTCCAAACATTTTCGAACAAATTAAGCACTTAACATCCACTTACTATCTAAATTTTAGTACATCTTAAAATATCACAGAATCAGTGATTATATGTTAGACTGTTAATAACTAACATAATTggaaatagataaaaaaaagagagaaaaagaaaaaggggaaaaaaaaaaaattcatctgtAAGATTTAAGAATAGCTCCACAGAATGTGCAGATTATAGCTTTCCAGCATTTCCAGTGGAAGGGAACGTAGCAGAATCTGGTGGAAGTCTTCATATCTGCAACGCTCGCCCCTCCGCCGCACCGTGAACATATCCCTGCCGCAGGCTTGCTGCTCTTCACCTTCCGCCGCTGATCCACCAGGAAACAAAAGAATACCATCTTTCAAATCTTTCTTCCTCAGCCCTCACTCACTACTGCTTCTGTCTCTGGTTGTTAAAGTGGAAGAAATGTGTCATATCGTTTATATAGCAGAGTGGGAGTTAAAGGTCGAGCtgtttctgtctctctctgtttgtCTTCTCTGTATTTAAACCGTTAGATGAATGCCACGTGGATACTAATTACTCCAACGTACGCGGTTAGAATAAATATGTTGCTGAAAGATCTCCACCGTTGGATATTTATCAAAGATATGAAAAGTGATGACGTACGAGCAACCCAAAGCTTTGATTACGACTGGGATTACAGTTGGGCCCGCCCATTTGCACATGTCGGACGGTGGAACTGTGGAAGTACGAAAGGGACTGCAGAAGAACCAGTTTGGACCAATAGGAGTGCGAAAATTTGTCATAAGGAAGTGTCAGGGTCAAAAACAATGTACgagtgtttttttaaaaaaaaaaaaaaaatggaaaacagtGTGTCTATCTCCCTTCTagctcctcaaaacaaaggggcaaatgtgtcttttcatattttttctacGTTTAATTCtctttagggttttttgttCAAGGATTAGACGAGTTGGATCAGCCAAGATCAAGAATGACCTTGGACGATCTAGACCTGATTCTTCGAACATTGATATCAGTTCTTTCTAAGTGGTCTTTCCATGATCAAGTTCTTTCGAacattgatatatatatatttttttggtagaaaaaaaggctattcattcatgtgcgCCCAAcgccaaataaagaagaacaaaagacaAAACATTGACAAATAGCATGATAAACACATGGTATGGATAACTGGTacccaaaaccaaggagtggaaattgacccggtctcacatgtcattgactgggtcatcctAACTAGGGTTTGAACATTGATATGGGTTCATGTTTTTAGGAGATATAGTACTTAAAAATGCATCAAAATTTCAAGATGATTCTCACAAGTGATTTTTATAGTCAAGTTATGGACTGAGTTTCTCTTCAACCATGGTTAAGAGAGAAAACCCCAAGCAATGCCTTGGGATTGTAGTTGGAATgggtgttttggattttttacaATAGAAAatgggagttaatgatgaaaTTCACCTATTCAAAAGTCCAATCATATGGTCAAATCATAGtagatgaagagattctttcttcttttcctcctctccCGTCaagtaaaaaatataatttttaaaaactatttaaaaaataggagagagaatgttgATGGGTTGCATCTACGCCAATGTGAGAAACAGTGGGAGTGTGCAACTAGACATCCAACATGAGATCATTTTGCTACCCTATGTCCctatgtgtctaggcataggggGTGTGTGACCAAataacattctttctcccaaaaaaacaaaataaagaaaaaaagaaatgaaagaagagggaaaagttGTGCACAACGGcatttcaaaaatgaaattgcgcATCTACTCTCACATATCACTATTCATGTAAGAAGGCGATATTTCATAAATGCCCCTCTCCCTATTGTCAAATTCCAAATGGGATTCTCTTATTCACATGAAACTACACATGAAGAGTGTAGGGAACCTTCTCGCCCAAAGAAATTACCATATTTCATAGCATATGTTAGCAACTCTTTgtatttatctctctcctccctcttatGAGTTATGACACAACGTAACAACAAGATTTTTCTCAACTTTTAAGCCAAAATTTCTAAAAATAGTGAACAGTAGCTTTCCAAAGATGATGTgtatctagggatgtaaacgaatcggattcggatattccctggccgaatacggataccccTAAACGGATTTGAATGcgaatcgaattcgaattttttatcatccgtttacatctttgccttgtgtaacccactaacccagaccttcctctCCCTAACGGATATAATACAATCTCAATCCATTtttcttagatcatgattctcttttccgcATATTCTATAAacagttgaatcttcaaaaaccctcgagatcattatttacttattttttattattaaatattcatatTTATTTCTGAACGAATTGTTATCAGaatatttggaattttttgtagattttttctaaacgaatacgaataTCCCTAAACGAATGAGATGTggatcaaattcaaattttcagttatccatttacatccatgATAGAACATCACAAAGACACAGGAGGAGAGGACCAGATAATGACACTTGAGAACACAAGAGATCCACGTTGGGAAGTGGAAACATCAAAGTAATCAAACATGTCATGCTTGAAGTAGCTCAGAGGCCATTTTCTATGCCTCTTAATGGCACGGTAGTTGGTGACTTAGTGGTTAAGTATTTGTGGTCTATATATTCATCCGAGAAAATCAGATATTTTTTACAAGGTAGAAAATTTTCCTATACCACTTTTCACTTCATAAGGTGATGTTTTTTGGCTTGTACTTAATTTTTGGTGAAATGTTCTTTGCAATGGGGGTGTAGGATGCATCCAGACACATTGGGGGTTGGCTAAATGACTGTCTTGCCCCTTAAATGAATGAAATGGTTGCTGTCTCGTGCCCCATGTGTTTGGGAGCAACCTACGGTCCTATACGCTCCCAGGTAGAAAACATTGTCCCTTAACTTGTTTCCACAAAAACAATATATAGGAAACCCAAAAACCTTAATTTCCACTCAATTACAATTTTACATCGTAAATATAATATTGTAACGAGTCGAAAACCCAACttaattacaaatataatctcaataataattatgtggCCCTGCAGAATACATGAAACACTCAACCTCAGTAGAATCAATCAAAATTGTTCTGAATAAACCTTAATTATTGTTTTTGAATAGTGATCTATCGATCTGAACCCAGTTTTTAAAACACTTGATAAGATAAATACATCAGACCTAATAAAGGTTGTAGTGATCACTACTAATGCAAAACTATTTCAATTAGAATTGTTGTTGGTTACAATTAAGTTAGACACAAACAAGTCGAGGACAAATTATACATTTGGTAGGCCCTTGCATTTAAAATTCCTATCTTAATTTCCCTTTTCTTAAGAGTTAAGGAATAAGAAACCAACATAATTGAATCCAAAGTTCTTAATAGCATCTTAGCTTCTTTTCATTTGATTTGTattttcttacttgttattttattttttctttgggaaGAATGGGTTGGAAATTAAGAATGTAAAGAGTCATATAAGTTCATCACTCAAGTGGTCTTGACTCGGACCAGGATCCTTTGTAGTACCGGCGGGGCAGCGGTGCACATTCGATGGCACAGCAGAtgccaggtggcacacatggcctctgctgagCCGCCAGATGTGCACCCCACCccgccggtactgcagaggattttaatactcTTGACTCTTGCCCACAGCTATGGATGGTTGTAAGTGGGCTGGGCCCAGGAATAGATAAAGCTTGAACCAAACTGGACCAGAGCTCAACCCAGCATAgctcattttggtttaaactggaGTTTGAATGCCAATCCCTGATTACCTGTCTTATTTATGACGAGATGCATGTTTGGCCCGCCAAGTCCGAGCCCAATTGAAAGCCCAAAAAATTTCTGGGTCTTAGCTAAGCTCTTTAACCTGCGGATTGGGTTAAGGTTGAGATTTTCAGGCACAAGGTCGTGCCAAATGGGCTTAAGCTATAGCCATGGGTTGAGCctaacccagcccaaccctaccCTAGGGTTATGGTCTTATGGATCAAGTATAGTAATTTACATTTAATATATGTTTAGGttaatatttgttttttatttttatgaaaaaagaaacataaaaatgagaaaagaaaggacCAAGCTCAGATCTCTTGAAGCCTGGCATGGCTAGGCCGAGGCTGAGCCCTGGGAACCTCAGGCTGGGCCTAGATTTCAAAAACTTGGCCCAGCTTTACCCAATTGCACCCCATGCTaaccaatctctctctctctctctctctctctctctctctctataagtATAGGTCTCTTTTAGTAAAGACAAAATCTTACATATGGACATGTCTCTTAAACATAGAGACATGCCTTTATACCCTTATAAGTATGTATACATCTCTACATACGTAAGAATATGACTCATATCGCTTTGTACATGTTAAAGTGTAACTCTTCCAGAGTCATATCTCTTGTTTATTCGctaaggccccgtttgtttagaggggaaggtggggtgggTTTATTGGGAAGATGGGACCCATATGTTGATGGAGTTTTTTTGTGTTAGAAATATTTAGGTAAAGATACTATTCACATGGTAATTAAAGTCTTATCAATTTGATGGGATTTTGGATAGCAAATggatgggattttgaagtgccacatcagtggacaaaacaattaatgatgttctctgagcttttgtaagtttaccATCCCAAAATAACCAATTATTAATGATGTCTCATCAGCTTTTGTAAATTCGTCATCCCAAATTAACTTAACAAGATTGGGGTGAGATTTTGAAGTGCTACATCAATATTTTCTCATCCCAATTTTCCCATcccacctaagtcccctctGAACAAACAGGGCCTAAAAGGAATGTGACTCATCCAAGCGTCATATCTCTTGCTCGTAAACTAAGGGATGTACCTCTACATACTCCACATAGACACCACATTCACTTAATTATAAATACGTACTAGGCCACGTAAATACTCACGTACTTGCGCCCTGTCTCATAATATAATAACCCGACATGACATGATGATGGAAACAAAGTACAAGCAAAAGACaggtattttgaatctttgacTTAAATTCATTTTAAAAACGATAACTACAAAGTTGTGGCCCtaaccatagttagcaaaaacaaGAACAGTAAAAAAACAAAGTCCTACGTACGGTACGgattttaaatggtaaaaaattacaaacggacggtcaaataaaacggtgaaaaaaacagagaacggtaaaaaacaaaaaacgaacAGTACGGATTTTAAacatttatatttaaaaaaaaaaggcactatTCTCATagaaattgaggaatttttatttgaaatatatgtttctattttcagtatCCGTGAATTGACCTTGAGTTAAAGGTGATATCATGGAAAAATGTAGCTCTTcaagtcatctttacgtcgatgaaagaatcaagccgatCAGAGTTTAAGAGAGAAAGATATGGTCAGTTAATTCCAAAGTcttaaaaaacaccaaaaaaatgaaaacgtgttttaaacgcgtACGAGAATACTTGCCGTACGCCCCTTTTTACCTTATGTTTGGGTAACATACagcaaaacgtgtttaaaacggtaaaaaatggaaacgtgtttaaaacagagttttaaacgcgtttttgcTAATAGTGGTCTTAAGTCCTAACTACTACAATGGTTCTGATGGTGGATTGTGAAATGTTTATAATCAGTCATGTACTCATGTTACGTGCATCTAGTTGGAGGCATAGTTAGCCAAAACGGGAATGGCAAAAAAACGGAGTCTTAGGTACGGGTTCTAAACTGTAAAAAAGTTGCAAATGAAAGGTGAAATAAAACGgtctaaaaaacagaaaatggtaaaaaatggaaaatggatgGTATatgttttaaacgtttatatttaaaaaaaaggtacTATTCTAATATAAAttaaggaatttttatttgaaatacatgcttctagtTTCGGTTTCCTtgcattgactttgagttgaaggtgatatcatgaaaattGTAACTCATggagtcatctttacgtcgaTGAAACAATCAGGCCGATTAGAGTTCGGGAGATAGAGATAtggtcagttttttttttgttttttgtcgaagagatatggtcagttaagtaaGCCATTGTTCAACAAgttcaaggtcttaaaaaataccaaaaaaagggaaacgtGTTTTAAACGGGAATGCTTGTCATTTGCCTTTTTTCCCGTATGTTTGGGAAGCATACAATTGCAATAAGTGTTTAAAACGGCAAAAAATGGCTATGCGTTTAAAATGGAGTTTTAAATGCGTTTTTGCAAATAGATCAAGGTCTCTCACACACAAACAAAGCATGATATTTAATTTGTTTGGAATTAAGTACTAAATTAAcatgtttaccaaaaagaaaatttattgagTTAACATCCACGTAGCTATGTTTGGTTGCCAATAAAATCAATCACTTTATCATCATTATTATggtcttattatgtttttctctctttctttgtttctcttctcAACATCCAAACATAGTTAAACCTAATATCTTGAGGAAAAGACACAAAACTAAAGCAATAATGGAAATGCCCAGTTtttggatccggctcctcttcAGGGAGCCCGATGTCCAAGACGAAAGCATGCCTAGGGAGCATCCAATGGTTAGattgtgccgcacacattccTGTGTTTGTACCGATATGTGTGCGACACAGTCCAATCATTGGATGCCTCTTGGGCACTCCTTGGACgttgggctccctagagaggagtttgatcccaatttttttccccatttattGAGCTACCATCAggatttcatcctctcaagtgcagtgcactgcccagtgcacctttaaagtgcattaGATATTGTACCGCACTTGACACTTAGATTTTTATCCTCCCAAGTGTAGTGGCCAGTGGTCACCTTAAAGGTACAttagtgcaccgcacttgagaggataaagatttACTATAATCAACCTATACCAATCGAATCGCTGTCCTCTCCAATTCGTTGTCCGCTCAAAtttccttcaattcttcacataggagcagaaatgatcaccctaccccaccttgggcagtttATTCAGGCAGGGAGtaacgaattggaggtgataattattcatacCAATCACATAAGACAAGTTACAATTATAAGCATACATCATTGTATGGTAATACATTAACCTTTTTTCCATAGAAAAAGAGTGTCACCAATCTTGTTACGCGTAAGCGGGCAATTCTGGTATGCCAGGTGTCAAACTGTTTGTTTGATTCGGTTTGGTCAATTTGAATCAATTTATGATGCACCGTCTAAAGGCTCTAAACCAAAGCCGAACTTTTCAGGTGAGTTTTTTGGTGTTGTTTAGTTTCAGGTTTTTAGTAAGTTGGATTAATGGGCTCTTGTTAGTCCATTATCAGGTTGTTAACTTGTTTTAGGTTTGATTTAAGTTTTCCTTTTTATATAAAAagatgtaaaaaaataaaattttatcagcttttttgggtttaattcaTTTATGGTTTAATTGGTCCGGTCATTTTGGTTTCTATTAATTTCTaaagagaatggatcatctgcacgtaccaacaagTGAACATACGTCTTagagtcaatcacattttaattttgttttcataaaaaccaagtcaatcacattttaattttgttttcataaaaacccctcctccccttgtaaatggtaaaaataggacAGATGGTTGGCTCTCATATGTCGTTCACCTATTAGTACGTgtagaggaaccgaactcatttcgagaatggatcatctacaCGTATCAACAAGTAAACGTACATCTTAGAGCCAATCactttttgattttgtttccataaaaacctaAGCCAAAGGCGAACTGGTAAAGTGTACGTTCACCGGTTAGTACGTgtagaggaaccgaactcaTTTCTTAAAAACCCAAGCCAAAGCCGAACTGGTAAAGTGTTCTGTTTAGTTTTACTGATCAATTCGATCTTGAATTTGAAACCCTTATGTTATAATATATTAAAGGCAAAAGGTTCCATGCATGGTCATGCACACCGTGCATGGTTCTATCCCCCTTCTCACATAAGGCTCTCGAAATGAAAGCTCCAACCTATTTATGCATTGTAACCAATTTCTTCTCTCATGCAACCGTGCAAAAAAACCTTCCCTTATA encodes:
- the LOC122640633 gene encoding uncharacterized protein LOC122640633 yields the protein MVFFCFLVDQRRKVKSSKPAAGICSRCGGGASVADMKTSTRFCYVPFHWKCWKAIICTFCGAILKSYR